The window TTAGAATACGCGGAGTATTAAAAAAAAACACCGGCTCTGACTTTACCCCAAGCTCGTATGCTGTTGGAGGCCGTTCTGCCGGTTATTCCACTTGATAAAAAATACGTAATTGAACTTATCAGGTACCACCAGAAAAGGAATTATAGTGCTTATCGTTCTCATAGAAAAACAAAAATAAAGGAATTCAAAAAATTGCAGCGGAAGCTGAGAAAAAAAGTGTCGCTGTAGTGATACTAAATTTACCAGTCAGTACACTGGTAGAACAAGACTGAAAAAAAATGACATCTTGTTTAGTGAATTAAAAAATGAGTATAATCGCTAATTAAGGTGTGAATCAAATCGAATGTAGTCAAGAATGAATTTGACCCCTTTACTGCAAGTGAGACTTAAAGCGGCAGTTTCAGTAAATATTAAATCGCATGGTTATTGGTGGTTGGCTTCATGCGATTGTTTGGTGTTTTTATCAGAATTAAGTTTTATTTCAGAAACAATATCTTCAACCGTCATTCCTCTAAAAATTTTATCTTTCATTTCAACATAATTACCTTTTCCAATACTATACTGATTTATAAACCTTATTGTTCTACTAACTCCTAGCTCTTTAAAAAGTACTTCAAATGCTTCTTTATTTATTTCGTTTGCTGTTGTAACTATACTCATTTTTCATACTCCTCTATAAACTTTAATGGAGAAATAACTTTTGTTTTTAAATTTTTAATCTTTTGAGCTCGCTTAATAAACCTATCGTCGGTAGTACAGATATAATCTATTTTTTCTATATCTCCTATGGCAAGATGTAATGCATCAATAGCCTTTACGTTTTTCTTTTCAAATTCTTTTGCTCGATTAATAATTTTATCAGATAAATTAATATTTTTTGAACTTAGTGATAGAACCT is drawn from Candidatus Scalindua sp. and contains these coding sequences:
- a CDS encoding PIN domain-containing protein, giving the protein MKIYFDNCCIQRPFDDKSQIRIRIDAEAVISIIELIEEKKIELVASSIVELELSKTPDPERVAFGLKVLSLSSKNINLSDKIINRAKEFEKKNVKAIDALHLAIGDIEKIDYICTTDDRFIKRAQKIKNLKTKVISPLKFIEEYEK